GACGACGAAGAAGCGCTGCCGGAGGAGCTCCAGGGCGTCGACGCCCAGCCGGCAGCCACAGAAGTACCGACCGACGAAGACGAAGCCGACACTGAAACCGAGGACACCAGCGACGACACCGAGGCCGAAGCGGCCGAGGACGACGACGATGACGACGACGAGGACGCTGGTGACGCACTCGGAGCAATGTTCTAATTACAACAATGGAATACGTTTACGCTGCACTCATCCTGAACGAATCGGGCGCAGAGATCAACGAAGACAACCTCACTGACGTGCTCGACGCCGCTGGCGTCGACGTCGAAGAGTCCCGCGTGAAGGCGCTCGTCGCCGCACTCGAGGACGTCGACATCGACGAGGCCGTCGACGAGGCCGCCGCCGCACCCGTCGCAGCCGGCGGCGCTGCCGCGCCGGCCGCCGAAGACGGTGCCGAGGAAGACGCCGGTGCCGAAGAAGAGGCCGCAGAAGAAGAGGCCACAGAGGAAGAAGCCGGCGACGACGACGACGAAGACGAGGGCGACGGCGGCGAAGGCCTCGGCGAGCTGTTCGGCTAATTCGGCCACAGCACCAACACTTCGATTCTTTCGACACAGACCCAGGAGCGACAGCGCCGCCTCCGTGATTGGCCGGGTAGCGACGCCACAGGTTTATCTACGAGGGCGGGACCAGCCCGTCGCAGTGACCGGACCGGTACAGTTCGTCGTCGACCCAGAGCTGACGGTGGCGACACTGGCGGCGATCGCCGGTGGGATCGCGCTGGGAACGGTCAGCGGGCTCGTGCCGGGCATCCACGCCAACACGTTCGCGCTTGGGCTGGCGACCGTCGCGCCTGCGGTCCCGGGACCGCCACGGCTCGTCGGTGCGGCGATGCTGGCCGCCGGGACGACCCACACCTTCCTCGACGTGGTGCCGGCGATGGCGCTTGGCGTGCCCGATCCGGCGATGGCCGCGAGCGCGCTCCCGAGCCACCGCCTCGTGATCGCCGGTCGGGGACGGGAAGCGCTCCGGCTGTCGGCGCTTGGCAGCGGGCTCGCGGTGGCGCTGGCCGTCCCGCTGGCGGTCCCGATCACGCTTGCGATGACGCGCCTGTACCCGACAGTCCGCACACATCTCGGCCCGCTGCTCGCCCTCGTCGCGGTGGCCCTGGTGCTCACCGAGCGCGGACGCTGGCCGCGGATCGGTGCCGGCGTCGCGCTGGTCGGCAGCGGTCTCCTCGGCGTCGTCGTGCTGCCGATCGAACCGGACGGTCCGGTCGCGGTCGGGAGCATGTTGATGCCGCTGTTCGCGGGGCTGTTCGGCGCGCCGGTGCTGATCGAGAGCATCGGCGGCGGCGGCGTGCCCCCACAGGACGACGCGACGGTCGCGCTCTCCCGGCGGTCGATCGGCGTCGTCGCACTGACTGGGACCGTCGCCGGAGCGATCGTCGGCTACGTCCCCGGCGTGACGGCAGCGATTGCCGCGACTGGTGCCCTCGCCGCGCTGTCGGGGTCGGGACCCAGAGAGTTCGTGGTCGCGACCAGCGGCGTCAACACGGCGACTGCGGTCTTCGCGCTGTTCGCACTCGTCGCCCTCGAAACGCCACGGACGGGCGTGCTCGTCGCCTTCGATCGGACCGACGCGCCTCTGGCCCTCGGCCTCCTGCTCGTCAGCGTGACCGTCGCCGCGACCGCCGGGTTCGTGCTGGTCCCGCTGGTGGGCGATCGCTACCTCGCCGTCGTGGGGACCCTTGACACGACGCGACTCGCCGTCGCCGTGTTGGTCTCGCTCGTCGGCCTCGGGTGGTTGTTCGCCGGCCCCATCGGCGTAGCGTCGCTGGCCGCCGGCACCGTGATCGGGCTCGTCCCGGCCCGCTGTGGCGCACGGCGGGCGAATCTGATGGGCGTCCTGCTCGTCCCCCTGGCGCTATAAGTAGCCCTGTCGGCGAAAGTACGCCAGCATCGCGACGCCGATCAGCGCCATCACGACGAGGACCGCGGGGTAGCCGTAGGCCCACCCCAGCTCGGGCATGTTGTAGGGACTTGCGGCCGGATCGAAGTTCATCCCGTAGACGCCAGCGACGAACGTCAGCGGGATGAAAATCGTCGCGACGACGGTCAGCGTCTTCATCACCTCGTTGGTCGACTGCGAGAGCGCGTTGAGGTAGATGTCCCGTGCGCCAGAAACGAGGTCCCGGTACGTCTCGGTGAGGTCGGCGAGCTGGACGAGGTGGTCGTACACGTCTCGAAAGTACTTCTCGGTCTGTGGCTGGACCTGTGCGGGATCGCCCCGCGCGAGGACGCCGACGGCCTCTCGGGCCGGCCAGACCTGTTTCCGGAAAGAGAGCAGGTCGCGCCGAACCGCGTTGATCCGTTCGAGCGTCTCTCTATCGGGCGAGTCGATCACTTCGTCTTCGATCGCCTCGATGAGGTCCTCGACGCGGTCCAGCACCTCGAAGTAGTCGTCGACGACGACTTCGATGACGCGGTATGCGGTGAAGTCGGCTCCGTGCTGGAGCAGTCGCTCGTCATCGCGTTCGACCGCGTGTCGGACCCGGTCGACGGCCGACGCAGCGCCCGGCGAGACCGAGACCACCCAGTCGTGGCCGACGAACAGTCCGATCGGCGTCGTCGAGAGCTCTTCGGCGAACGTCGTCGCACCGCCGGCCAGCGTGATCGTCTTCAGCAAGACGAAGGTGTACTCCGGGAACGTCTCCGTCTTGGCGCGAACGCCGTTCCGGAGATCCTCGACGGTGAGCGGGTGGATGGCGAACGTCTCGGCGATGGCGTCCAGCTCCGCGTCGGTGACCTCGGGTGCGTGGACCCAGGTCGTGCCCTCGGCGTCGCGTGCCGCCGCGAGTTCGTCGTAGCGGCTGATCCCGTCGTCGCCGAAGACGAACGCGTCGATCACGGCACGGACCCTCCCCGAGAGTCGGACGAGCGAGGGCTCTCGTCGACGAAGATTCCCTCGGACCGGGCAGAGGTGGCGTGCGAGCGGGTCCCCGCTGACGATCTCATACGACGGTCCACATCAGCGATCGACAAAAGCGTTCTCGCTGGTCACCGAGGCGCTGGCGGTGGTGAGCGGACGGACACGCTCGCAGGTGGCTAGCTATCCGAGTCGGTAGGTCGGGCCGTCGTCGGTGTCCTGTACTTCGACACCGAGGGACTCGATCTCGTCTCGGAGTTCGTCCGCTCGCTTGTAGTTGCCGGCGGCTCGCTCGGCCTCGCGCACGTCCAGCAGGAGTTCGACGAGATCCTCGGCGACCGACACGTCGCCGCCCTCGGAGCCACCGAACGAGAGCCCGAGGACGCCACCGCCCAGTTCCTCGATCGTTTCGACGGCCTCACGCAGCGCCCGGTAGTCGAACGACGACCGCTCGTCGACGTGGACGTTGACGGCACCGACAAGTTCGGTCAGCGCCGCGAGCGCCTCGCGTGTGTTGAAGTCGTCGTTCATCGCCGTCTCGAAGTGCTCGCGGGCGGTGGTGACGGCCGTCCGGAGCGTGTCGTCTTCGACCGTCGCGTACGCGTCTACGTCGTCACACGCCTGTACGGCCCGTTCGTAGCCTCGTTCGAGCGTCTCCCAGCGCTCGATTGCCTCGTCGATCGTCGCCTCGCTGTAGACGGCGCTGTTGTGGTAGGCCGTCGACAGCAGGAACGTCCGGACCACGTCCGTCCCGTACTCGTCGACGGCCGCCTCGACCGTGAAGAAGTTGCCCAGCGACGAGGACATCTTCTCGCCTTTCGTCTCCAAGAGGCGGACGTGAAGCCAGTGGCG
Above is a genomic segment from Halomicrobium sp. LC1Hm containing:
- the rpl12p gene encoding 50S ribosomal protein P1 → MEYVYAALILNESGAEINEDNLTDVLDAAGVDVEESRVKALVAALEDVDIDEAVDEAAAAPVAAGGAAAPAAEDGAEEDAGAEEEAAEEEATEEEAGDDDDEDEGDGGEGLGELFG
- a CDS encoding tripartite tricarboxylate transporter permease; its protein translation is MTGPVQFVVDPELTVATLAAIAGGIALGTVSGLVPGIHANTFALGLATVAPAVPGPPRLVGAAMLAAGTTHTFLDVVPAMALGVPDPAMAASALPSHRLVIAGRGREALRLSALGSGLAVALAVPLAVPITLAMTRLYPTVRTHLGPLLALVAVALVLTERGRWPRIGAGVALVGSGLLGVVVLPIEPDGPVAVGSMLMPLFAGLFGAPVLIESIGGGGVPPQDDATVALSRRSIGVVALTGTVAGAIVGYVPGVTAAIAATGALAALSGSGPREFVVATSGVNTATAVFALFALVALETPRTGVLVAFDRTDAPLALGLLLVSVTVAATAGFVLVPLVGDRYLAVVGTLDTTRLAVAVLVSLVGLGWLFAGPIGVASLAAGTVIGLVPARCGARRANLMGVLLVPLAL
- the corA gene encoding magnesium/cobalt transporter CorA, which codes for MIDAFVFGDDGISRYDELAAARDAEGTTWVHAPEVTDAELDAIAETFAIHPLTVEDLRNGVRAKTETFPEYTFVLLKTITLAGGATTFAEELSTTPIGLFVGHDWVVSVSPGAASAVDRVRHAVERDDERLLQHGADFTAYRVIEVVVDDYFEVLDRVEDLIEAIEDEVIDSPDRETLERINAVRRDLLSFRKQVWPAREAVGVLARGDPAQVQPQTEKYFRDVYDHLVQLADLTETYRDLVSGARDIYLNALSQSTNEVMKTLTVVATIFIPLTFVAGVYGMNFDPAASPYNMPELGWAYGYPAVLVVMALIGVAMLAYFRRQGYL